Proteins from one Desulfonauticus submarinus genomic window:
- a CDS encoding YkgJ family cysteine cluster protein produces MDENICTKCAKTNLTCCSITNRGNNILFSLSKKEINKIQTYIKNNNFFNIQENNYLFISKLINLFPTEKKNILKKFKIKNNLNNQKQQKENFQFYHFTLKLKQDRCYFLSKQGCSLPRKIRPFFCQIYPFWVIENKIIIFNDMDCLAIKKYKSISKLLKVFKTSQDEILFLYQQYKNNLLEEVG; encoded by the coding sequence AAACAAATTTAACATGTTGTTCTATAACTAATAGAGGAAATAATATTCTATTTTCTCTTAGTAAAAAAGAAATTAACAAAATACAAACGTATATTAAAAATAATAATTTTTTTAATATACAAGAAAATAATTATCTTTTTATTTCTAAACTTATCAATCTATTTCCAACAGAGAAAAAAAATATTCTAAAAAAATTTAAAATAAAAAATAATTTAAATAATCAAAAACAACAAAAGGAAAATTTTCAATTTTATCACTTTACCTTAAAACTAAAACAAGATAGGTGTTACTTCCTGAGTAAGCAAGGATGTTCATTGCCACGAAAAATAAGGCCTTTTTTTTGTCAAATTTATCCCTTTTGGGTAATTGAAAACAAAATAATAATTTTTAATGATATGGATTGTCTTGCTATAAAAAAATATAAAAGTATATCTAAATTATTAAAAGTATTTAAAACATCACAAGATGAAATACTTTTTCTATATCAACAATATAAAAACAATCTTTTAGAAGAAGTAGGGTGA